A window from Variovorax sp. PBL-E5 encodes these proteins:
- the rpmC gene encoding 50S ribosomal protein L29 produces MSKAATLRDKDVAGLQTEIKDLQKAHFGLRMQKATQQLSNTSTLRVTRRDIARAKTILAQKQQETQAAK; encoded by the coding sequence GTGTCGAAGGCTGCAACGCTGCGCGACAAGGACGTCGCCGGCTTGCAGACTGAAATCAAGGATCTGCAGAAGGCCCATTTCGGCCTGCGCATGCAGAAAGCCACGCAACAACTGTCGAACACGTCGACGCTGCGCGTCACGCGCCGCGACATCGCGCGTGCCAAGACCATTCTTGCGCAAAAGCAGCAAGAAACCCAAGCCGCCAAGTAA
- a CDS encoding peroxiredoxin, producing MIKVGDALPSATLQEYSEVEGEGCSIGPNPVDVTKAAAGKTIALFALPGAFTPTCSAKHVPGYVQHYDELKAAGVDEIWCVSVNDAFVMGAWARDQKTGTKVRMLADGSAAFANATGLTLDLTARGMGVRSNRYSMLVKDGKVAMLNVEAPGKFEVSDAATLLAQARA from the coding sequence ATGATCAAAGTTGGCGACGCCCTTCCTTCGGCCACCCTGCAGGAATACTCGGAGGTCGAAGGCGAAGGCTGCAGCATCGGCCCGAACCCGGTCGACGTGACCAAGGCTGCTGCAGGCAAAACCATTGCGCTGTTCGCGCTGCCCGGCGCATTCACGCCGACCTGCTCGGCCAAGCACGTGCCGGGCTATGTACAGCATTACGACGAACTCAAGGCCGCCGGCGTCGACGAGATCTGGTGCGTGAGCGTCAACGATGCCTTCGTGATGGGTGCATGGGCACGCGACCAGAAGACCGGTACCAAGGTGCGCATGCTGGCGGACGGCAGCGCGGCCTTCGCGAACGCCACCGGCCTCACGCTCGACCTGACGGCACGCGGCATGGGCGTGCGCAGCAACCGCTATTCGATGCTCGTGAAGGATGGCAAGGTCGCCATGCTCAACGTCGAGGCGCCCGGCAAATTCGAAGTCAGCGACGCCGCCACGCTGTTGGCACAGGCACGCGCCTGA
- the rpsQ gene encoding 30S ribosomal protein S17 — MTEAKKSLKRTLIGKVVSDKREKTVTVLVERRVKHELYGKIVAKTSKYHAHDEKGEYKLGDTIEITESRPISKSKNWIVTRLVEKAVLV, encoded by the coding sequence ATGACGGAAGCTAAAAAATCCCTCAAGCGCACCTTGATCGGCAAGGTGGTCAGCGACAAGCGCGAGAAGACTGTGACCGTGCTGGTCGAGCGCCGTGTGAAGCACGAGCTCTACGGCAAGATCGTGGCGAAGACGAGCAAGTACCACGCGCACGACGAAAAGGGCGAGTACAAGCTCGGCGACACCATCGAGATCACCGAGAGCCGGCCGATCTCGAAATCAAAGAACTGGATCGTGACCCGTTTGGTGGAAAAGGCCGTTCTGGTCTGA
- a CDS encoding c-type cytochrome translates to MNRLVPFMLAAACAALSVPAAAQFAKPEDAIKYRQSVMFLQNQHFGRIATMANGRVPYDAAAALANADLVATIAKLPWSGAYAQGTEGGKAKPEIWTEQAKFKELSDTLVDETGKLATAAKSNNLDAIKTSVAAVGETCKSCHDSFRKR, encoded by the coding sequence ATGAATCGCCTTGTCCCGTTCATGCTGGCGGCCGCCTGTGCCGCGCTGTCCGTGCCGGCGGCCGCCCAGTTTGCCAAGCCCGAAGACGCCATCAAATATCGCCAGAGCGTGATGTTCCTGCAGAACCAGCATTTCGGCCGCATCGCCACCATGGCCAATGGCCGGGTGCCCTATGACGCTGCGGCGGCACTGGCGAATGCGGACCTGGTGGCCACCATCGCCAAGCTGCCATGGAGCGGCGCCTATGCGCAGGGAACCGAAGGCGGCAAGGCCAAGCCCGAAATCTGGACGGAACAGGCCAAGTTCAAGGAATTGAGCGACACGCTGGTGGACGAAACCGGCAAGCTGGCGACAGCCGCCAAGTCCAACAACCTGGACGCCATCAAGACCTCGGTCGCTGCTGTCGGGGAGACCTGCAAGTCCTGCCACGACAGCTTCCGCAAGCGCTGA
- a CDS encoding GNAT family N-acetyltransferase, which produces MSNPVSRPLPLAGTPAVILITPDEAHEIEATRAVFRDYAASLGIDLGFQNFDEELARLPGDYAEPRGALLLALVDTAHASGAVDAPLLPRAQGGFAHVAGCCALRPLDTTDYPNAAEMKRLYVRPAFRGLGLGRQLAEAILDAARSAGYACVLLDTLDDMESARALYEDLGFVEVPPYYHNPIAGSHYLKVDVG; this is translated from the coding sequence ATGAGCAACCCGGTTTCACGTCCGCTGCCGCTCGCCGGCACCCCGGCGGTGATCCTGATCACGCCCGACGAGGCGCATGAGATCGAGGCGACGCGCGCGGTCTTTCGCGACTACGCCGCATCGCTGGGCATCGATCTCGGATTCCAGAACTTCGACGAGGAGTTGGCACGCCTTCCCGGGGACTATGCGGAACCGCGAGGCGCGCTGCTGCTGGCGCTGGTCGACACGGCCCACGCATCGGGTGCGGTCGATGCGCCGCTGCTGCCGCGCGCACAGGGAGGGTTCGCGCACGTCGCAGGCTGCTGCGCGCTGCGACCGCTCGACACGACCGACTATCCGAATGCCGCCGAGATGAAGCGCCTCTATGTGCGTCCCGCCTTCCGCGGTCTCGGCCTGGGACGGCAGTTGGCCGAGGCCATCCTGGACGCAGCGCGCAGCGCGGGCTACGCCTGTGTGTTGCTGGACACACTCGACGACATGGAGTCGGCGCGCGCGCTCTACGAGGACCTGGGCTTCGTGGAAGTGCCACCCTACTATCACAACCCGATCGCAGGGTCGCACTACCTCAAGGTCGACGTCGGCTGA
- the ptsP gene encoding phosphoenolpyruvate--protein phosphotransferase has protein sequence MTFAVHGLPVARGIAIGRAVLVVSSRIDVAHYFIKPEQIETEIDRVRTARNAVSEELQKLQASVALMGPNDTPHELAALLDVHQMLLQDEVLTGGVKHWITERLYNAEWALTTQLEVIARQFDEMEDEYLRERKADLEQVVERLLHRMKGTAAVLAPTPPRRKRAAETEEGGDDPVASEAIDAPLVLIAHDLSPADMLQFKKSVFAGFVTDVGGRTSHTAIVARSMDIPAVVGARSASQLVRQDDWVIIDGDTGVMIVDPSPIILAEYGFKQRQGDLERGRLARLRHKPAVTLDGQRVDLLANIEMPEDTIGAVKAGAVGVGLFRSEFLFMGREAQRLTRLPDEEEQYQAYKRAVEGMQGMPVTIRTIDVGADKPLDGKSVRDDAHLNPALGLRAIRWSLADPAMFLTQLRAILRAAAHGEIHLLIPMLAHASEIRQTISLIDFARAELDNRGAVHGAVKLGAMIEIPAAALTLKTFLKHFDFLSIGTNDLIQYTLAIDRADESVAHLYDPAHPAVLRLVADTIAECRRQGKGVSVCGEMAGDIVFTRLLLGLGLRSFSMHPSQILAVKQEVLRADAGKLEAWAQQVLEAEDPAAALVPVPAR, from the coding sequence ATGACCTTTGCCGTCCACGGGCTCCCGGTTGCCCGTGGCATTGCCATCGGCCGCGCCGTGCTGGTGGTCTCGAGCCGCATCGACGTGGCCCACTATTTCATCAAGCCCGAGCAGATCGAGACCGAGATCGACCGTGTGCGCACGGCGCGCAACGCGGTGTCCGAGGAGCTGCAGAAGCTGCAGGCCAGCGTTGCGCTGATGGGGCCGAACGACACGCCGCACGAACTCGCCGCGCTGCTCGATGTGCACCAGATGCTGCTGCAGGACGAAGTCCTCACCGGCGGCGTCAAGCACTGGATCACCGAGCGCCTCTACAACGCCGAATGGGCGCTGACCACGCAGCTCGAAGTGATCGCGCGCCAGTTCGACGAGATGGAGGACGAGTACCTGCGCGAACGCAAGGCCGACCTGGAGCAGGTCGTCGAGCGCCTGCTGCACCGCATGAAGGGCACGGCCGCGGTGCTGGCGCCGACCCCGCCGCGGCGCAAGCGTGCGGCCGAGACGGAAGAGGGCGGCGACGATCCGGTCGCCAGCGAGGCGATCGATGCACCGCTGGTGCTGATCGCGCACGACCTCTCGCCGGCCGACATGCTGCAGTTCAAGAAGAGCGTGTTCGCCGGCTTCGTCACCGACGTCGGCGGGCGCACTTCGCACACCGCGATCGTCGCACGCAGCATGGACATCCCGGCCGTCGTCGGCGCGCGCAGCGCGAGCCAACTGGTGCGGCAGGACGACTGGGTCATCATCGACGGCGACACCGGCGTGATGATCGTCGACCCCTCGCCGATCATCCTGGCCGAGTACGGCTTCAAGCAGCGCCAGGGCGACCTCGAGCGCGGCCGGCTGGCCCGGCTGCGCCACAAGCCGGCCGTCACGCTCGACGGCCAGCGCGTCGACCTGCTGGCCAACATCGAGATGCCCGAGGACACGATCGGCGCCGTCAAGGCGGGCGCCGTCGGCGTCGGCCTGTTCCGCAGCGAATTCCTTTTCATGGGCCGCGAGGCGCAGCGTCTCACGCGCCTGCCCGACGAAGAGGAGCAGTACCAGGCCTACAAGCGCGCGGTCGAGGGCATGCAGGGCATGCCGGTCACCATCCGGACCATCGACGTCGGCGCCGACAAGCCGCTCGACGGCAAGTCGGTGCGCGACGACGCGCACCTGAATCCGGCGCTCGGCCTGCGCGCGATCCGCTGGAGCCTGGCCGACCCGGCCATGTTCCTCACGCAGCTGCGCGCCATCCTGCGCGCCGCCGCGCACGGCGAGATCCACCTGCTCATCCCGATGCTCGCGCACGCGAGCGAGATTCGCCAGACCATCTCGCTGATCGACTTCGCACGCGCCGAGCTCGACAACCGCGGCGCGGTGCATGGCGCGGTCAAGCTCGGCGCGATGATCGAGATCCCGGCCGCCGCGCTCACGCTCAAGACCTTCCTCAAGCACTTCGATTTCCTGTCGATCGGCACCAACGACCTGATCCAGTACACGCTGGCCATCGACCGCGCCGACGAATCGGTGGCGCATCTCTACGACCCGGCCCATCCGGCCGTGCTACGCCTGGTCGCCGACACCATCGCCGAGTGCCGGCGCCAGGGCAAGGGCGTCAGCGTGTGCGGCGAAATGGCCGGCGACATCGTATTCACGCGCTTGCTGCTCGGCCTCGGCCTGCGCAGCTTCTCGATGCACCCCTCGCAGATCCTCGCGGTCAAGCAGGAAGTGCTGCGCGCCGACGCGGGCAAGCTCGAGGCCTGGGCGCAGCAGGTGCTCGAGGCCGAGGATCCCGCCGCCGCGCTCGTGCCGGTGCCGGCGCGTTAG
- a CDS encoding cytochrome b/b6 domain-containing protein, which produces MHSAGRDRASLPRTRVWDLPTRLFHWILAVAVIGLIATGLGDIMEWHFRLGYAVLSLLLFRLIWGFVGGRWSRFHAFVYAPSSLVAYLGGRGHPDHLIGHTPLGALSVFGVLGILAVQVSTGLVSDDEISASGPLTRFVSDAVVSAATGWHKAPGKWIVIALVSLHVLAVLYYVFVKRRPLVRPMISGDKLITEGAAPSSRDDAASRLVALVVFALCAGFAAWIASLRA; this is translated from the coding sequence ATGCACAGCGCAGGCCGGGATCGCGCCAGCCTGCCCCGCACGCGGGTCTGGGACTTGCCGACGCGGCTCTTCCACTGGATCCTGGCGGTGGCCGTGATCGGCCTGATCGCGACCGGGCTCGGCGACATCATGGAATGGCACTTTCGCCTGGGCTACGCCGTGCTGTCGCTGCTGCTGTTCCGGCTGATCTGGGGTTTCGTGGGCGGCCGGTGGTCGCGCTTTCACGCCTTCGTCTATGCGCCCTCCTCGCTCGTCGCGTATCTGGGCGGCCGCGGCCATCCGGATCACCTCATCGGCCACACGCCGCTGGGCGCGTTGTCGGTGTTCGGCGTGCTCGGCATTCTGGCGGTGCAGGTCTCGACCGGGCTGGTGTCGGACGACGAAATCTCGGCATCGGGGCCGCTCACCCGCTTCGTCTCCGACGCCGTCGTCAGCGCGGCGACGGGCTGGCACAAGGCGCCGGGCAAGTGGATCGTGATCGCGCTGGTGAGCCTGCACGTGCTGGCGGTGCTCTACTACGTGTTCGTCAAGCGCCGGCCGCTGGTGCGGCCGATGATTTCAGGCGACAAGCTGATCACCGAAGGCGCGGCCCCCTCCAGCCGCGACGACGCTGCGTCGCGCCTGGTGGCGCTCGTGGTGTTCGCGCTGTGCGCGGGTTTCGCGGCGTGGATCGCCTCCCTCAGAGCATGA
- a CDS encoding PTS sugar transporter subunit IIA translates to MNSIFIIAHSPLAQALRQCALHVFPDCEPSIVALDVLPNVSPEETLGAARITLAQLLPTPRSQVLVLADVFGATPCNVAQKLVDGIRSRLVAGVNLPMLLRAVSYRNEPLDTLVQRALTGGTAGVMQVAVTAPQNQARRKHSDQDIRDHQQ, encoded by the coding sequence ATGAACAGCATCTTCATCATCGCCCATTCACCGCTCGCACAGGCGCTGCGGCAATGTGCGCTGCATGTGTTCCCCGATTGCGAACCCTCGATCGTCGCGCTCGACGTGCTGCCCAACGTGTCGCCCGAAGAAACGCTCGGTGCCGCGCGCATCACGCTGGCGCAGCTGCTGCCCACGCCGCGCTCCCAGGTGCTGGTGCTGGCCGACGTGTTCGGCGCCACGCCCTGCAACGTGGCGCAGAAGCTGGTCGACGGCATCCGTTCGCGGCTGGTGGCCGGCGTCAACCTGCCGATGCTGCTGCGGGCGGTAAGCTACCGCAACGAACCGCTCGACACCCTCGTGCAGCGGGCGCTCACCGGCGGGACGGCGGGTGTGATGCAAGTGGCGGTCACGGCACCGCAAAACCAGGCAAGAAGAAAGCACAGTGACCAAGACATCCGTGACCATCAGCAATAA
- a CDS encoding TlpA family protein disulfide reductase → MKKIIYVAATAIALAIGVGVYLNTGATAAPASTFVLLDGSKKSTDDLKGKVTLVNFWATSCVTCVGEMPKVIATYDKYKSQGFDTLAVAMSYDPPSYVINYAETRKLPFKVAIDNTGAVAQAWGDVKLTPTSYVVNKHGEIVKRYVGEPDFAELHKLIEKLLAEA, encoded by the coding sequence ATGAAAAAAATCATCTACGTCGCCGCAACCGCGATTGCCCTGGCCATCGGTGTGGGCGTGTATCTGAACACGGGAGCCACGGCAGCGCCGGCATCGACCTTCGTGCTGCTCGACGGCAGCAAGAAGAGCACGGACGACCTCAAGGGCAAGGTGACGCTGGTCAACTTCTGGGCCACCAGCTGTGTCACCTGCGTGGGCGAGATGCCCAAGGTGATCGCAACCTACGACAAGTACAAGAGTCAGGGCTTCGACACGCTGGCGGTCGCCATGAGCTACGACCCGCCCAGCTACGTGATCAACTATGCCGAGACGCGCAAGCTGCCGTTCAAGGTGGCGATCGACAACACCGGCGCGGTGGCCCAGGCCTGGGGCGACGTGAAGCTCACGCCGACCAGCTATGTCGTGAACAAGCACGGCGAGATCGTGAAGCGCTATGTCGGCGAACCCGACTTCGCCGAACTGCACAAGCTGATCGAGAAGCTCCTCGCCGAAGCCTAG
- the rplV gene encoding 50S ribosomal protein L22, which yields MSETRAVLRGVRLSVDKGRLVADLIRGKKVDQALNILQFTQKKAAVIVKKVLESAIANAEHNDGADIDELKVKTIYVEQGATLKRFTARAKGRGNRISKPTCHVYVTVGN from the coding sequence ATGTCTGAAACACGTGCAGTCCTCCGCGGCGTCCGCCTTTCGGTCGACAAGGGCCGTCTGGTCGCCGATCTGATCCGCGGCAAGAAGGTCGATCAAGCGCTCAACATCCTGCAGTTCACGCAGAAGAAGGCCGCTGTGATCGTCAAGAAGGTGCTCGAATCGGCCATCGCCAACGCCGAGCACAACGACGGCGCCGACATCGACGAGCTGAAGGTCAAGACCATCTACGTCGAGCAGGGCGCCACGCTCAAGCGCTTCACCGCGCGCGCCAAGGGTCGCGGCAATCGCATCAGCAAGCCCACGTGCCATGTGTACGTGACGGTCGGCAACTAA
- a CDS encoding HPr family phosphocarrier protein — protein sequence MTKTSVTISNKLGLHARASAKLTKLAGSFPCDVWLARDDRRVNAKSIMGVMMLAAGLGVVVEVETQGEREQEALDAIVALMNDKFGEGE from the coding sequence GTGACCAAGACATCCGTGACCATCAGCAATAAGCTGGGCCTGCATGCGCGCGCGTCGGCCAAGCTCACCAAGCTCGCAGGGAGCTTCCCCTGCGATGTCTGGCTCGCGCGCGATGATCGCCGCGTCAATGCCAAGAGCATCATGGGCGTGATGATGCTGGCCGCCGGCCTCGGCGTGGTGGTGGAGGTCGAGACGCAGGGCGAGCGCGAGCAGGAGGCGCTGGACGCGATCGTTGCCTTGATGAACGACAAATTCGGAGAAGGCGAATGA
- the rpsC gene encoding 30S ribosomal protein S3 has product MGQKIHPTGFRLAVSRNWSSRWYASNRDFAGMLAEDIKVREYLKKKLKNASVSRVLIERPAKNARITIYSARPGVVIGKKGEDIENLKRELGRQLGVPVAVNIEEVRKPEIDAQLIADSITQQLEKRIMFRRAMKRAMQNAMRLGAQGIKIMSAGRLNGIEIARTEWYREGRVPLHTLRADIDYGTSEAKTTYGVIGVKVWVYKGDTLGRNDLPAVETPRPDEERRPRGPRRDGRPGGDRPGSDRRGPGPRAGARGPIGGNVAPADGSDKPAEATGVAPGAPGADSKPAVKRVRKAAPAAAADGAKTE; this is encoded by the coding sequence ATGGGACAGAAGATCCACCCCACCGGCTTCCGCCTTGCGGTCAGCCGTAACTGGTCCAGCCGCTGGTATGCGAGCAACCGTGATTTCGCGGGCATGCTGGCCGAAGACATCAAGGTGCGCGAGTACCTGAAGAAGAAGCTCAAGAATGCCTCCGTTTCGCGCGTGCTGATCGAGCGTCCCGCCAAGAACGCCCGCATCACGATCTACTCGGCACGTCCGGGCGTCGTGATCGGCAAGAAGGGCGAAGACATCGAGAACCTCAAGCGTGAACTCGGCCGCCAGCTCGGCGTGCCGGTCGCGGTCAACATCGAAGAAGTGCGCAAGCCCGAAATCGATGCCCAACTGATCGCCGACAGCATCACGCAGCAGCTCGAGAAGCGCATCATGTTCCGCCGCGCCATGAAGCGTGCGATGCAGAACGCGATGCGTCTGGGTGCCCAGGGCATCAAGATCATGTCGGCCGGCCGCCTGAACGGCATCGAAATCGCGCGCACCGAGTGGTACCGCGAAGGCCGCGTGCCGCTGCATACGCTGCGCGCCGACATCGACTACGGCACCTCGGAAGCCAAGACCACCTACGGCGTCATCGGCGTCAAGGTCTGGGTCTACAAGGGCGATACGCTGGGCCGCAACGACCTGCCCGCCGTCGAGACGCCGCGTCCCGACGAAGAGCGTCGCCCGCGCGGTCCGCGCCGCGATGGCCGCCCGGGTGGCGACCGTCCCGGTTCCGACCGCCGTGGCCCCGGCCCGCGCGCCGGTGCCCGAGGCCCGATCGGCGGCAACGTCGCGCCGGCCGATGGCAGCGACAAGCCCGCAGAAGCCACCGGGGTAGCCCCTGGCGCCCCGGGTGCAGACTCGAAACCCGCCGTTAAGCGCGTACGCAAAGCCGCGCCAGCTGCAGCAGCTGACGGTGCCAAGACCGAGTGA
- the rplP gene encoding 50S ribosomal protein L16, whose amino-acid sequence MLQPARRKFRKEQKGRNTGIATRGNAVSFGDFGLKSIDRGRLTARQIEAARRAISRHVKRGGRIWIRVFPDKPISHKPAEVRMGNGKGNPEYYVAEIQPGKVIYEIVGVPEELAREAFRLAAAKLPLRTTFVARQLGA is encoded by the coding sequence ATGCTGCAACCTGCACGCAGAAAGTTCCGCAAGGAGCAAAAGGGCCGCAACACCGGCATCGCGACCCGCGGCAACGCGGTGTCGTTCGGTGACTTCGGCCTGAAGTCGATCGACCGCGGCCGCCTGACGGCGCGCCAGATCGAAGCCGCACGCCGCGCCATTTCGCGCCACGTCAAGCGCGGTGGCCGCATCTGGATTCGCGTGTTCCCCGACAAGCCGATCTCGCACAAGCCTGCCGAAGTGCGGATGGGTAACGGCAAGGGCAACCCCGAGTACTACGTCGCCGAGATCCAGCCCGGCAAGGTGATCTACGAGATCGTCGGCGTTCCCGAAGAACTCGCACGCGAAGCGTTCCGCCTGGCTGCCGCCAAGCTGCCGCTGCGCACCACCTTCGTCGCGCGCCAGCTCGGCGCCTGA